From Pseudomonas sp. stari2, a single genomic window includes:
- the flgH gene encoding flagellar basal body L-ring protein FlgH, translating to MKRFVSVLALGGVVSLAGCVAPTPKPNDPYYAPVLPRTPLPAAANNGSIYQAGFEQNLYSDRKAFRVGDIITITLNEKTQASKNANSQVAKNSKTGIGLTSLFGGSGTTNNPLGGNDLSLDVGYSGDRATKGDSKAAQGNTLTGSITVTVADVLPNGIIAVRGEKWMTLNTGDELVRIAGLVRADDIATDNTVSSTRVADARITYSGTGSFADASQPGWFDRFFLSPLFPF from the coding sequence ATGAAACGCTTCGTATCTGTTCTGGCATTGGGTGGGGTGGTCTCGCTCGCGGGCTGCGTCGCTCCGACGCCCAAGCCCAATGACCCTTACTACGCCCCGGTGTTGCCGCGTACGCCGTTGCCGGCGGCCGCCAACAACGGCTCGATCTATCAGGCCGGTTTCGAACAGAACCTGTACAGCGACCGCAAGGCGTTCCGGGTCGGTGACATCATCACCATCACCCTGAACGAGAAGACCCAGGCCAGTAAAAACGCCAACTCGCAAGTGGCCAAGAACAGTAAGACCGGCATCGGCCTGACTTCGCTGTTCGGCGGCAGCGGCACCACCAACAACCCGTTGGGTGGCAATGATCTGAGCCTCGACGTCGGCTACAGCGGCGACCGCGCGACCAAGGGTGACAGCAAGGCAGCTCAGGGCAACACCCTGACCGGTTCGATCACCGTGACCGTCGCTGACGTACTGCCCAACGGCATCATCGCCGTGCGCGGCGAGAAGTGGATGACCCTCAACACCGGCGACGAGCTGGTGCGAATCGCCGGCCTCGTACGTGCCGATGACATCGCCACCGACAACACCGTGTCGTCGACCCGGGTCGCCGATGCGCGCATCACCTACTCGGGCACCGGTTCGTTTGCCGATGCGAGTCAGCCAGGCTGGTTCGACCGTTTCTTCCTCAGCCCGCTGTTCCCTTTCTAG
- the flgG gene encoding flagellar basal-body rod protein FlgG, producing MLPALWVAKTGLSAQDTNLTTISNNLANVSTTGFKRDRAEFQDLLYQIKRQPGAQSTQDSELPSGLQVGTGVRIVGTQKNFTAGSLQTTEQPLDMAIDGRGFFQILQPDGTTSYTRDGTFHLDSNGQIVNASGFALEPAIVIPNNAQTFTVGRDGTVSITVAGNAASQVIGNLQTADFINPAGLQAVGNNLFLETAASGAPQVGTPGLNGFGTTLQNTLETSNVSTVEEMVNMITTQRAYEMNSKVISTADQMLSFVTQNL from the coding sequence ATGCTTCCGGCTCTATGGGTTGCCAAAACAGGTCTGTCCGCCCAGGACACCAACCTGACCACCATTTCCAACAACCTGGCCAACGTGTCGACCACGGGTTTCAAACGTGACCGCGCCGAGTTCCAGGACCTGCTGTATCAGATCAAGCGTCAGCCAGGCGCCCAGTCGACCCAGGACAGCGAACTGCCGTCGGGTCTGCAAGTGGGTACCGGTGTGCGCATCGTCGGCACCCAGAAAAACTTCACCGCCGGTAGCCTGCAAACCACCGAGCAGCCGCTGGACATGGCCATCGATGGCCGTGGTTTCTTCCAGATCCTGCAGCCGGATGGCACCACGTCCTACACCCGTGACGGTACTTTCCACCTCGACTCCAATGGCCAGATCGTCAACGCCAGCGGTTTCGCTCTGGAGCCGGCAATTGTCATCCCGAACAACGCTCAGACCTTTACCGTCGGCCGTGACGGCACCGTGTCGATCACCGTTGCCGGCAACGCTGCTTCTCAAGTGATCGGCAACCTGCAGACCGCTGACTTCATCAACCCGGCCGGTCTGCAAGCCGTGGGCAACAACCTGTTCCTGGAAACCGCCGCTTCCGGCGCGCCGCAAGTCGGTACTCCGGGCCTGAACGGTTTCGGCACCACCCTGCAGAACACCCTGGAAACCTCCAACGTCAGTACCGTGGAAGAGATGGTCAACATGATCACCACTCAGCGCGCTTACGAGATGAATTCCAAGGTGATCTCCACCGCCGACCAGATGCTCTCGTTCGTAACGCAGAATCTGTAA
- the flgK gene encoding flagellar hook-associated protein FlgK yields the protein MSLLNIGMSGLAASSSSLAVTGNNIANVDTAGYSRQQTVQGTKSSIQTGNVFIGTGTTLADVRRVYNSYLETQLHTATSLNSEAAAYGGQATALDNSLSDTNTGLTGVLQKFFTSMQGVATSATDDTSRQSVLTGSQALTSRFNALAKQLNDQNTTINGNLGDMAAQVNKLATSIANLNQKIGEVSTSGGQPNDLLDSRNEAVRQLSELVGAQVVERGTSFDVYVGSGQPLVVGNTTNTLSTVPSKDDPSRMGIQMDRGSSTIDITSVISGGEIGGLLTYRNEVLNPSLNELGRVALVIADQMNRQQAQGIDKNGDFGAPIFNDINSAALISQRSIASAGNSAGSGNLNVTIKDTGKLTTSDYQVTFTSATNYSVKRSDGTDMGSFSTTTTPPPVIDGFTLALNGGAMSAGDSFKVTPTRDAATNIQTVLTDPKKIAAAAPLTGVASANNSGTYTQPTLVDTIDITNPASQAELQNALKYSTPVKLVMGAVTSGSQSYNMVDAKGNTIGTGTIVPGQANTLNLKIGMVDSTGAPVMDTSVTPNVQKTFTVQTTVGATPKPGETFTINLTGAASSDNRNAQALVGLQTKQTVDTGTGSKGISLTDAYNKLVTNVGTKAAQSKSDNEATSTILDQAKGARDSLSQVNLDEETGNLVKYQQYYTASSQIIKAAQETFATLINSL from the coding sequence ATGAGTTTGCTCAATATCGGGATGTCGGGGTTGGCCGCGAGTTCGTCCTCTCTGGCTGTGACAGGTAACAACATTGCCAACGTCGACACCGCCGGTTATTCACGCCAGCAAACCGTGCAGGGCACCAAGTCCTCGATCCAGACTGGCAACGTGTTCATCGGTACGGGCACGACCCTGGCCGACGTGCGCCGGGTGTACAACTCTTACCTGGAAACCCAGCTGCATACCGCCACGTCGCTCAACAGTGAAGCGGCTGCCTACGGTGGCCAGGCGACTGCCCTGGACAACTCGTTGTCCGATACCAACACAGGCCTGACCGGCGTACTGCAGAAGTTCTTCACCTCGATGCAGGGTGTGGCGACTTCGGCGACCGACGACACGTCCCGTCAGTCGGTACTGACCGGCTCGCAAGCGCTGACCAGCCGCTTCAACGCCCTGGCCAAACAGCTGAACGATCAGAACACCACGATCAATGGCAACCTCGGCGACATGGCCGCCCAGGTCAACAAGCTGGCCACCTCGATTGCCAATCTCAACCAGAAGATCGGCGAAGTTTCCACCAGCGGCGGCCAGCCGAACGATCTGCTCGACAGCCGTAACGAAGCGGTGCGCCAGCTCTCCGAACTGGTCGGCGCGCAAGTGGTCGAGCGCGGCACCAGCTTCGACGTTTACGTCGGCAGCGGTCAGCCGCTGGTCGTCGGCAACACCACCAACACCCTGAGCACCGTTCCGAGCAAGGACGACCCGTCGCGCATGGGCATCCAGATGGATCGTGGCTCAAGCACCATCGACATCACTTCGGTGATCAGCGGCGGTGAAATCGGCGGGCTGCTGACCTATCGCAATGAAGTGCTCAACCCGTCGCTCAACGAGCTGGGCCGTGTAGCACTGGTCATTGCCGACCAGATGAATCGCCAGCAAGCCCAGGGCATCGACAAGAACGGTGACTTCGGCGCGCCGATCTTCAACGACATCAACAGTGCCGCGCTGATCAGCCAGCGCAGCATTGCCTCGGCAGGCAACAGCGCAGGCTCCGGTAACCTGAACGTCACCATCAAGGACACCGGCAAGCTGACCACCAGCGATTACCAGGTCACCTTCACCAGCGCCACCAACTATTCGGTCAAGCGCTCCGACGGCACCGACATGGGTTCGTTCAGCACCACCACCACGCCACCGCCGGTGATCGACGGCTTTACCCTGGCCTTGAACGGTGGCGCGATGAGTGCCGGTGACTCCTTCAAGGTGACCCCGACTCGTGACGCGGCCACCAACATTCAGACCGTGCTCACCGATCCGAAGAAAATCGCGGCAGCAGCACCGTTGACCGGCGTGGCCAGTGCCAACAACTCCGGCACCTACACCCAGCCGACACTGGTCGATACCATCGACATCACCAACCCGGCCTCCCAGGCCGAGTTGCAGAACGCGCTCAAGTATTCGACGCCGGTCAAACTGGTCATGGGTGCGGTCACCAGCGGCAGCCAGTCGTACAACATGGTCGATGCCAAGGGCAACACCATCGGCACCGGCACCATCGTGCCGGGGCAGGCCAACACCCTGAACCTGAAGATCGGCATGGTCGACTCCACCGGTGCACCGGTGATGGATACCTCGGTCACGCCGAACGTGCAGAAAACCTTCACCGTGCAGACCACCGTGGGCGCGACGCCAAAGCCAGGCGAAACCTTCACGATCAACCTGACCGGCGCCGCCTCTTCGGACAACCGCAACGCGCAGGCGCTGGTCGGCCTGCAGACCAAGCAGACCGTGGACACCGGCACCGGCAGCAAGGGCATCAGCCTGACCGACGCGTACAACAAACTGGTGACCAACGTCGGTACCAAGGCGGCCCAGAGCAAGTCCGACAACGAAGCCACCTCGACGATCCTCGATCAGGCCAAGGGTGCGCGCGACTCGCTGTCCCAGGTCAACCTGGATGAAGAGACCGGCAACCTGGTCAAGTATCAGCAGTACTACACAGCGTCTTCGCAGATCATCAAGGCTGCGCAGGAAACTTTCGCCACGCTGATCAACAGTCTTTAA
- a CDS encoding flagellar hook-associated protein 3, whose protein sequence is MRISTAQYYATQASQYQRNYSKTVATANEASSLQRINTAADDPIGAGRLLKLGQQASMLEQYQGNIDTTKSALTVQESTLNSITTALQRAKEIGLAANNGIATDADRKAYASELSQIQQQVLGLMNSKDANGNYLFSGSKTDTAPYSQNADGTYTYNGDQTQINLGIGDGLSVATNTTGWDAFQQTINTSRTTTTMTAPAVDDGRVVLTNGIVGTAATYNAKFAAGQPYTVDFISSTQLKITDALGNDVTSEASQSGAITNSNGANQTVSFRGVDLKLNINLKPGDTNPDAVIAGHSFQLAATPDSFTTSRSAGNPSTAVITGSGVTNQAAYDAAFPSGGGAILKFTSATAFDLYAAPVTADSKPVSSGTLVGNNATAAGVTFTLGGTPGAGDQFSIQSNNHQTQNVLDTLGQMVTALNAPIDGDPVAKQKFQGAMESALGNIDSASNQIGSAVTSIGARGQSLDDQNTTNQSLTQANTTTQGSIRDSDPAEVMTRLTLQQTMLQASQLAFSKISQLGLFNKI, encoded by the coding sequence ATGCGCATTTCCACCGCTCAGTATTACGCGACACAAGCTTCCCAATATCAGCGTAACTACAGCAAGACTGTTGCCACCGCGAACGAAGCGAGCAGCCTGCAGCGCATCAATACCGCCGCCGATGATCCGATCGGTGCCGGGCGCCTGCTCAAGCTGGGTCAGCAGGCCTCGATGCTCGAGCAATATCAGGGCAACATCGATACCACCAAGAGTGCACTGACCGTGCAGGAGTCCACGCTGAACTCCATCACCACGGCCTTGCAGCGCGCCAAGGAAATCGGCCTGGCGGCCAACAACGGTATTGCCACCGACGCAGACCGCAAGGCCTACGCATCCGAGCTGAGCCAGATCCAGCAACAAGTGCTGGGCCTGATGAACTCCAAGGACGCCAATGGCAATTACCTGTTTTCCGGCTCCAAGACCGATACCGCGCCGTACTCGCAGAATGCCGATGGCACCTACACCTACAATGGTGACCAGACCCAGATCAACCTGGGCATTGGCGACGGCCTCTCGGTAGCCACCAACACCACGGGTTGGGATGCATTCCAGCAGACCATCAACACCAGCCGCACCACGACCACCATGACCGCGCCTGCCGTCGATGATGGTCGTGTGGTGCTGACCAACGGTATCGTTGGCACTGCTGCGACGTACAACGCCAAGTTCGCGGCCGGCCAGCCCTACACCGTGGATTTCATCAGCAGCACGCAGTTGAAAATCACCGATGCCCTGGGCAACGACGTGACGAGCGAAGCCAGTCAGAGCGGTGCGATCACCAACAGCAACGGTGCCAACCAGACCGTCAGCTTCCGTGGTGTCGACCTGAAGTTGAACATCAACCTCAAGCCTGGCGACACCAACCCGGATGCGGTCATCGCCGGCCACAGCTTCCAGCTGGCGGCCACGCCTGACTCGTTCACCACCTCGCGCAGCGCGGGCAACCCGTCGACCGCGGTCATCACTGGCTCCGGTGTAACCAATCAGGCGGCCTACGACGCGGCATTCCCGTCCGGCGGCGGTGCGATCCTGAAGTTCACCAGCGCCACGGCTTTCGACCTGTACGCCGCGCCGGTCACCGCTGACAGCAAGCCGGTTTCGTCGGGCACGCTGGTCGGCAACAATGCTACCGCCGCCGGTGTGACGTTCACCCTCGGCGGTACGCCAGGTGCGGGCGATCAGTTCTCGATCCAGTCCAACAACCACCAGACCCAGAACGTGCTCGACACCCTGGGCCAGATGGTCACGGCGCTGAATGCGCCGATCGATGGTGATCCGGTGGCCAAGCAGAAATTCCAGGGTGCCATGGAGTCGGCGCTGGGCAACATCGACAGCGCGTCCAACCAGATCGGTTCGGCGGTGACTTCGATCGGTGCCCGCGGACAGTCGCTGGATGACCAGAACACCACCAACCAGAGCCTGACTCAGGCGAATACCACCACTCAGGGTTCGATCCGTGATTCGGATCCTGCCGAAGTGATGACCCGCCTGACCTTGCAGCAGACCATGTTGCAGGCCTCGCAACTGGCGTTCAGCAAAATCAGCCAGCTGGGCCTGTTCAACAAGATCTGA
- a CDS encoding flagellar basal body P-ring protein FlgI, translating into MLAAALMSAAFGAHAERLKDIASISGVRSNQLIGYGLVVGLNGTGDQTTQTPFTLQTFNNMLSQFGIKVPPGSGNVQLKNVAAVSVSADLPAFAKPGQQVDITVSSIGNSKSLRGGTLLLTPLKGIDGNVYAIAQGNLVVGGFDAEGRDGSKITVNVPSAGRIPGGASVERSVPSGFNQGNSLTLNLNRSDFTTAKRIVDKINDMLGPGVAQAIDGGSIRVTAPLDPSQRVDYLSILENLEVDPGQAVAKVIINSRTGTIVIGQNVKVSPAAVTHGSLTVTITEDPIVSQPGPLSNGQTAVVPRSRVNAQQEAKPMFKFGPGTTLDEIVRAVNQVGAAPGDLMAILEALKQAGALQADLIVI; encoded by the coding sequence ATGCTCGCTGCGGCGTTGATGTCCGCAGCCTTTGGTGCCCACGCCGAGCGGCTGAAAGATATCGCCAGCATTTCCGGCGTGCGTTCCAACCAGTTGATCGGCTACGGCCTGGTGGTCGGGCTTAACGGCACCGGCGACCAGACGACGCAAACCCCGTTCACCCTGCAGACCTTCAACAACATGCTCTCGCAGTTCGGCATCAAGGTGCCGCCGGGATCGGGCAACGTGCAGTTGAAAAACGTCGCGGCGGTATCGGTCAGTGCCGATCTGCCGGCGTTCGCCAAGCCGGGTCAGCAGGTCGACATCACTGTTTCGTCCATCGGTAACTCCAAGAGCCTGCGCGGCGGCACCCTGTTGCTGACCCCGCTCAAGGGTATCGACGGCAATGTCTACGCCATTGCTCAGGGCAACCTGGTGGTGGGTGGTTTCGACGCTGAAGGTCGTGACGGTTCGAAGATCACCGTCAACGTTCCGTCGGCCGGTCGCATTCCGGGCGGTGCCTCGGTCGAGCGTTCGGTGCCGAGCGGTTTCAACCAGGGCAACAGCCTGACGCTGAACCTCAACCGTTCCGACTTCACCACCGCCAAGCGCATCGTCGACAAGATCAATGACATGCTCGGCCCGGGCGTTGCCCAGGCCATCGACGGCGGTTCGATCCGCGTCACCGCGCCGCTCGATCCGAGCCAGCGCGTCGACTATCTGTCGATCCTGGAAAACCTCGAAGTCGATCCGGGTCAGGCGGTGGCGAAAGTCATCATCAACTCCCGTACCGGCACCATCGTCATCGGCCAGAACGTGAAGGTGTCGCCGGCCGCCGTGACCCACGGCAGCCTGACCGTGACCATCACCGAAGACCCGATCGTCAGCCAGCCTGGCCCGCTGTCCAATGGTCAGACCGCTGTGGTCCCTCGCTCGCGCGTGAATGCTCAGCAGGAAGCCAAGCCGATGTTCAAGTTCGGCCCGGGCACGACCCTCGACGAAATCGTCCGTGCGGTGAACCAGGTCGGCGCGGCACCGGGTGACCTGATGGCCATTCTCGAAGCACTGAAGCAGGCCGGCGCGTTGCAAGCCGACCTGATCGTGATCTGA
- the flgJ gene encoding flagellar assembly peptidoglycan hydrolase FlgJ: MDMRKSGLVSSSDSGSYSDLNRLNQLKVGDKNSDGNMRKVAQEFESLFLGEMLKSMRSATEALGQDNPLNTPAAKQYQEMYDQQLAVSLSREGGGIGLADVLMKQMSKNKPMAPGEAAAASAAKQQEALAKAAAVETPIAAGTVATNGPLSRLNGERPLWASRSVHAPNTQLAHRNDMEMINQRRLALPPKLADRLLAGLVPSATNTAATQLPQRDTMAAATGSGPLYNGDWLARAEADKASGGQMQIYGRAMAQIPLAPAKKAFSNADEFVNTMLPMAKEAAARIGVDPRYLVAQAALETGYGKSVMRAQDGTSSHNLFGIKASSNWKGDSARAITSEFRNGQMVKETAEFRSYASYKDSFHDLVTLLQSNNRYQDVLKSADNPEQFVRELQKAGYATDPNYASKISQIARQMTVNQNYAAAGVSTTPL, translated from the coding sequence ATGGATATGCGCAAAAGCGGTCTGGTCAGCAGCAGCGATTCGGGTTCCTACTCCGACCTCAATCGCCTGAACCAGCTCAAGGTCGGCGACAAGAACAGCGACGGCAACATGCGCAAGGTGGCGCAGGAATTCGAATCGCTGTTCCTCGGCGAGATGCTCAAGTCGATGCGCTCGGCCACTGAAGCGCTGGGCCAGGACAACCCGCTCAATACCCCGGCAGCCAAGCAGTATCAGGAAATGTACGACCAGCAACTGGCTGTTTCCCTGTCCCGCGAGGGTGGTGGTATCGGTCTGGCCGACGTGCTGATGAAGCAGATGTCGAAGAACAAACCGATGGCGCCGGGCGAGGCCGCCGCCGCGTCCGCTGCCAAGCAGCAGGAAGCGCTGGCCAAGGCCGCTGCGGTGGAAACGCCGATTGCCGCCGGCACCGTGGCCACCAACGGCCCGCTGTCGCGCCTCAATGGCGAGCGTCCGTTGTGGGCTTCGCGTTCGGTGCATGCGCCGAACACTCAGCTGGCCCATCGCAATGACATGGAAATGATCAACCAGCGTCGCCTGGCGCTGCCGCCGAAGCTGGCTGACCGCCTTCTGGCAGGTCTGGTGCCTTCGGCCACGAACACCGCAGCCACTCAATTGCCGCAGCGCGACACAATGGCTGCCGCCACCGGTTCCGGCCCGCTGTACAACGGCGACTGGCTGGCCCGCGCCGAGGCGGACAAGGCCTCCGGCGGGCAGATGCAGATTTACGGTCGGGCCATGGCGCAGATTCCGCTGGCACCGGCGAAGAAGGCGTTCAGCAACGCCGACGAATTCGTCAACACCATGCTGCCGATGGCCAAAGAGGCGGCGGCGCGCATTGGCGTCGATCCGCGTTATCTGGTGGCTCAGGCCGCACTGGAAACCGGTTATGGCAAATCGGTCATGCGCGCCCAGGACGGCACCAGCAGCCACAACCTGTTCGGCATCAAGGCCAGCAGCAACTGGAAGGGCGATTCGGCCCGGGCGATCACCAGCGAGTTCCGCAACGGGCAGATGGTCAAGGAGACGGCCGAGTTCCGTTCCTACGCCTCGTACAAGGACAGCTTCCACGATCTGGTGACTTTGCTGCAGAGCAATAATCGCTATCAAGATGTGCTGAAGTCGGCCGATAACCCAGAACAGTTTGTACGCGAATTGCAAAAGGCCGGTTATGCGACCGACCCGAACTACGCAAGCAAGATTTCGCAGATTGCCAGGCAGATGACGGTAAATCAGAACTACGCTGCGGCCGGCGTTTCAACAACGCCTTTATAA